From a single Ornithodoros turicata isolate Travis chromosome 8, ASM3712646v1, whole genome shotgun sequence genomic region:
- the LOC135366258 gene encoding palmitoyltransferase ZDHHC2-like, whose amino-acid sequence MLPSDFQRLIPLVNDIRNCINRWCPVLLILLSATWASYVYTSTLCLRAISSHHQRAIYLAIYHGLLFMCTFSFLRTVFSRPWPVPRQCYIPPDEAINVRDASEPQNILERLAADLPISCRGLNGQVQYCDVCRLLRPERTYHCNQCATCVPRMDHHCKWLNNCVSYSNHKYFILFLAYGFVFVAFVAITACEYFVRFWHVEEQQITDRVQMVLLFLITIPLFVCVSFMLGCHCILLHSRRTTLQATHHTRGSSRPSPYAVRRHNYFKEAFGDRWYLWLIPIFSGKEDVDVEETIFRGSEQELTREGERLLQLSQQQSETPPSASDRMFSSCCSSFRDRFPTR is encoded by the exons ATGCTGCCAAGCGATTTCCAACGCCTCATCCCTCTAGTGAACGATATCCGCAACTGCATCAACCGTTGGTGTCCCGTACTGCTGATTCTTCTCTCAGCAACCTGGGCCTCTTACGTGTACACGTCAACCCTGTGCCTGCGAGCGATCTCGAGTCATCATCAACGCGCAATATACCTAGCCATCTACCACGGTTTGCTCTTCATGTGCACGTTTTCCTTCCTGCGGACCGTATTCTCCCGTCCCTGGCCCGTGCCTCGCCAGTGTTACATTCCTCCCGACGAAGCTATCAATGTCCGAGATGCTTCTGAACCGCAG AATATTCTGGAGCGTCTTGCTGCGGATCTGCCCATATCCTGCCGGGGCCTCAACGGCCAGGTGCAGTACTGTGACGTCTGCAGACTCCTTCGCCCAGAGAGGACGTACCACTGCAACCAGTGTGCCACTTGCGTTCCCCGCATGGACCATCACTGCAAGTGGCTCAACAACTGCGTCTCGTACAGCAACCACAAGTACTTCATTCTCTTCTTGGCCTACGGCTTCGTCTTCGTCGCCTTTGTGGCTATAACAGCGTGCGAGTATTTTGTGCGCTTCTGGCACGTCGAGGAACAACAGATAACAGATCGTGTTCAG ATGGTGCTGCTGTTTCTCATAACTATCCCGCTCTTCGTATGCGTTTCATTCATGCTTGGCTGCCACTGCATCTTGCTTCACTCTCGTCGGACAACACTACAGGCGACGCACCATACCCGTGGAAGCAGCCGTCCATCTCCGTACGCTGTGCGTCGCCACAACTATTTCAAGGAGGCTTTCGGTGATCGCTGGTATCTCTGGCTCATTCCCATATTTAGCGGGAAAGAAGACGTCGACGTTGAAGAAACAATTTTCCGTGGATCTGAACAAGAATTGACGCGGGAAGGCGAGAGGCTGCTGCAGCTAAGCCAGCAACAGAGCGAGACGCCACCCAGTGCCAGCGATAGGATGTTTTCATCATGTTGTTCATCATTTAGAGATCGTTTTCCAACAAGGTGA